The Verrucomicrobiota bacterium nucleotide sequence CGACTTTCGGCCAGCACATCGACAAAGTGACCTACCAGGTCCAGTTCTCCAAACCCGGCATCTACTACCTCTACATGCGCTTCACGATGTTCGAGAATGGCGGCAACCTCGCCAATTACCTCAACGAAGATTCGTTCTTCGTGCCGCCGGACTTTGATAAAGATCCGCAAACCGACTGGCCGTTGAGCGATCGGGGCGGATATGCCGAAGGCTGTTGTGACGGCGGATATCTGACGATCAAAGAAGGCGGCAATCCGGTCAATCATTCGCTGGGCGACGACGCGGGCCGGGCTTACTGGGAAGGCAACTTTCACTGGAATGAACTGTCCTCGAGCCAATTCTTGAACCCGGAGACGCAAGGCGTGCCGCGGATGCGCTTCAAGTACGAGGTCAAAGACAGCCAGGTGGGCAAGCCCCTGAAGTTCACCGTGTCGTATCGGGAAGGCGGGACGGCGATTGACTTGTGGTTGTTCAGCACCAACCCCAACTTGATGGACGAGTACTCTCAGGCGGAGTTGGACCAACTCCTGGTGACAAAACCGCTGATCACCGTGCAGGATCCTGGCAATGTGGTCGGGACAGGCGCCAAGGCCTGGTCGTACCTGATTCTGGAAGGCGAGGATTATTCTTTGAAGACCAACGAAAACCCTGGGGCGGGTTTCACTCGTGCGAACAACAGCGGCACGGTCACTAGCGCCCTGGGCAATGCGGTCCTGGCCAAGAACACGACCGCCTCCAAGAAAGGCGCGCTCTGGACCCAAACGACTTTCGGCCAGCACATCGACAAAGTGACCTACCAGGTCCAGTTCTCCAAACCCGGCATCTACTACCTCTACATGCGCTTCACGATGTTCGAGAATGGCGGCAACCTCGCCAATTACCTCAACGAAGATTCGTTCTTCGTGCCGCCGGACTTTGATAAAGATCCGCAAACCGACTGGCCGTTGAGCGATCGGGGCGGATATGCCGAAGGCTGTTGTGACGGCGGATATCTGACGATCAAAGAAGGCGGCAATCCGGTCAATCATTCGCTGGGCGACGACGCGGGCCGGGCTTACTGGGAAGGCAACTTTCACTGGAATGAACTGTCCTCGAGCCAATTCTTGAACCCGGAGACGCAAGGCGTGCCGCGGATGCGCTTCAAGTACGAGGTCAAAGACAGCCAGGTGGGCAAGCCCCTGAAGTTCACCGTGTCGTATCGGGAAGGCGGGACAGCGATTGACTTGTGGTTGTTCAGCACCAACCCCAACTTGATGGACGAGTACTCTCAGGCGGACCTGGATCGGATTCTGGTCAGCCCTGCGGTCGGCACGGCGCCAAAACTAAGCGTGAGCCTCTCCGGGAAAAACGCCCTCTTGTCCTGGCCGGCGTCGGCGGCGGGGTTTGTCCTGGAATCCTCGGCGACACTCTCCCCGGCCAACTGGTCCTCGGTTGCGACCGCGCCGGCCGTGGCAGGCGGACAAAACTCCGTGACCGTCGATGCCTCGAGTGGCACGCGCTTTTACCGGCTGAAGAAACTTTAGCGCCTTCTGAAAGTTCGGGCTTGATGGACCGAAGAACTTCCGGTAACCGGGTTCTCATGGAACACCTCATTCCCCGCCGCGATTTCATCCATTCCACCTCGGCCGGAGCCGCTGCGCTGCTTGGCCACAAGCTCCTGAGCGCACCCGCTGCGCGCGCTCAAAATCCCGCCGCGACTAAGCCCGTCGTGATCGCCAGCGGCAACGGACTGCAAGTCACGGCGAAAGCGATGTCGCTCATTCAGCAAGGCGCCGACGCCCTGGAGGCCGTGATCGCGGGCGTAAACATCTTGGAAGACGACCCGAACGACAATTCGGTCGGATTGGGCGGATTGCCCAACGAGGAGGGCATCGTGGAACTCGACGCGTCCGTCATGCACGGGCCGACCGGTCGCGGCGGCTCGGTCGCGGCGCTGCGCAATATCCGCAACCCCTCCAAGGTGGCGCGCCTGGTGATGGAACGCACGGACCACGTGTTGATCGTCGGGGAAGGCGCGCTGCGCTTTGCGAAGGCTCATGGCTTCAAGGAAGAAGATTTGCTGACCGACGAATCGCGGCAGGCCTGGTTGAAGTGGAAGGAGGAACTGAGCCGGACCGATGACTGGCTGCCTCCGCACGATCTGGAAACGAAGAACATCAGCCAGGGATTGCAGTCGGCCTTGCGCAATCACGGCACGGTCAATTGCAGCGCGCTGGACTTGCGCGGAGGCATTTCCGGTTGCACCAGCACGAGCGGCCTGTCCTACAAGATCCCCGGACGCGTCGGCGATTCGCCGATTCTCGGCGCCGGTCTGTATGTCGATAACGAAGTGGGCGCGGCGGGTTCGACAGGCCGCGGCGAAGCGAACCTCCTCGCGTGCAGCAGCGTCATGGTGGTCGAGTTCAT carries:
- a CDS encoding N(4)-(beta-N-acetylglucosaminyl)-L-asparaginase, with protein sequence MPRRDFIHSTSAGAAALLGHKLLSAPAARAQNPAATKPVVIASGNGLQVTAKAMSLIQQGADALEAVIAGVNILEDDPNDNSVGLGGLPNEEGIVELDASVMHGPTGRGGSVAALRNIRNPSKVARLVMERTDHVLIVGEGALRFAKAHGFKEEDLLTDESRQAWLKWKEELSRTDDWLPPHDLETKNISQGLQSALRNHGTVNCSALDLRGGISGCTSTSGLSYKIPGRVGDSPILGAGLYVDNEVGAAGSTGRGEANLLACSSVMVVEFMRQGKSPKEACLLACKRILAQTKMKRLLDEQGRPKFNVNFYAINKRGEFGAASIWSGEKFTVNTGEKESRRLDCAFLYKKNA